AATACTTTTACAGTAAACCGAAACCGAGACTCCATAAATTACCAGATGAATATATTCTAACCTTTTTAGAAATTGCCTATCAAACAGATAGTAAAATTGCGTTTGCACTTTATTTACAATTCTTTGGTGGACTCCGAACCGGAGAGATATGTAATCTTAGAATAAAAGATTTACAGCTTATAGGGGATAAAGGAGAATATGGTTTTATCGTGGATCTTTCTGAGGATCGAAACTTGAGAAAGGACATCACTAATACATCGGGGTCTAGCTATATTAAAAGTAAAAGAAGGCAAATTGTTTTTGGATTTAAGGATTGGTCAACTTTATTTTATGAAAAACACATGAATAATTTAACAGATGTTATGAAATTAAATGGAGAAACCCCACTATTTCCTAATCAAAAAGGATTAGCCATGACAGGTAACAATTACTATTACCATTTTAATAAAACAAAGAAAATATTTCTGAAGTACCTTAGAGATTCGGAGAATATGGCGGATAGAAATAATGCTTTAGCGCTTGAAGCTGAGAGATGGGCTAGTCATATAGGTAGGGGGATATTTTCTAACTTATTGGCTGAAGAAGCTGATAATTTATATGATGTGAGTTTTCCAAGAGGGGACAAAGGTTTTGACTCAGTAAAACCATATCTAGCTAGCACAAAACGAATTAAAGAAAAGCTAGAAAAAAAGATAGATGAAATATATAAGAAAAAAGAATAAAAGGGAGGTGTTAAGTTTGGAACTTAATGATCAAAATTTATATATTTCTGTTACCGAGGTCTCTAAACTGTTTTCGATAAATAGATCCACGGTACTAAAACTAATAAAAAAAGACGAGTTCCCAAACTGTTTTATTAATTCAAAGCAAGAGGGCTACCGAATACCAGTTACGGATATAGAGGCTTATAAAGAAAAAGTTACGAAAATAGAAGATGCTAAAAAAGACTTTTTATCAATTAGCGAAATGGCGGAAATCTCAGGGTGTACTAATGAGAAGATTAGAAGTGATTTGCGGAACGGAAAAATTAAAAAATTTAGTAGAGATGAAAATAATAATTATATTGTGCATAAGGATATTTTTGACGAGTATATAAAAGAACACATTGAAAGAAATGGTTTTTTAACTTTAAATGAAGCATGTGAACGATTATCCTTATCAAAATTAACGATTCACACATATGGCCCAAGAAAAGTATTTCCTAATGCTATTATTAGAAATCAAACCGAGGGATATCTTATTCCAATATCAGATATAGAGGATTACGAAAATAAAAATGTCATACCAGAGGGATATGTAACTGTAAAACAGATAGCTGAAAAGTACAAACTTCATCCGGAGACAATAAGGGGACTAATAAGGAATAACGTATTAAAAAACCATAAAAAATATGTAAAGGATACCTATATAGTTTTAGCTTCAGAAGCAGAAGATTATTTTAAAGATATGCTTGAAATTAAAGAAAAATATGCAAATATAGATGAAGTATCCCAAATAATAGGATGTAATAAAGATACAATAAGAAGTTATATAAAAAAAGGACTCATTAATGATTGCATACTAAGGTCAAACTCGGAGGGTTATCTCATCAATAGATTAGAAATAGACAAGATAAAAGAAATTTATTCACAGGAAAGACTTCAGTTACCAACAGGTTATATTTTCCCTGAAGATGTTATGCAATTGCTCGAAACAAGAAGCGTTCAAAGAGCAAGGGAAATTATAAAAAAGCATATGAAATCTGCCAAAAAGGTTACAAACGGTTTTAACAATATTGAATATTGGATTGTGCTAGAATCTGAAGTTATTCAGTACAAACAAAAACTTGAAAATGATAGGTTTATCCCTCAAAGTCCCGGTGAATTCACCACTATTGATGCAGTTAACAAGTATAAGTTTGAAGTTGATAAGATTTCCATCCCCTTAAAATTAGCCCAAACAGTCAAAATATACACGGAATATGCTTGTCAAAAGTTAGCTGAAAGTGAGGCAAGAGCAGAGACCCTTTCAAAAAAAACTGCTTATTATATAAAAACTTTAAAGGCTTTAATTAAACATTTACCAAAGAGTATAAAAGAAATGACAGATGAAGATATTGAGAGTTTCTTAAATAATGAGAGTCAACCTAAATATGTTAAACAATACTTTATAGGTTTTGTTCAGTATTGCTCTGAAAATATTGAGGATTGTAACTTTTTTAATCGATACGCAACGTTTAATGATCCAAATACTGATACTGATATATATTCCCTTGAAACTTTTAATAAATATTATAATCATGTTATAGATATAGAGCTGCACATAGAGAAAGCGATTAAATATAAAACATATGCACAGGCATGGGTATATGTCATTATGCACTTAATGAATGCGTGGAGAAGTGGGGATATTATTTACGGTTTACCAACCATTGATTTTGTTGATTTACCAATCAAAGATTTAACATTTTTTGAGAATAATAGATTAAGGAAAGAAGAGGCAAGATTGATTGTAAATCAGGTTCATATAAAAGTTGGTCAAATGAAGATTTCGAAAACGGGGGCGCTTGGACAATTTCTTTGTTTAGATAGTTTGGTTGAACCGTTTGCAACAGCAATCAGTATTACGGAGTTACACCGTAGAAAATACAATGATAAATTAATGCTTACTTCAATTAGAGCAAATGGAATTAATAAAATGTTTTTTGAAAAAAAACTTGAACTATCTGGGTTCCATAGTGTCAAAATGAATAGAACATTGATTACCTACTTTTTCCACCATGTTTCTGAATCAGATGGGGATGCACATTTATCCTATGAGGCAGCTCAAATTTTACGAAGCCACTTAAATGAAGATACAACCAAAGTTTATATAAAATTCTCTAGCCCACAAGGTACTCTTGATAGTATGGCCTTTAATATATGCGAAAGGGGTCATTTTGGTTGGGTTTATAATACCATGATAAATCTTGTGTTGCACCAAAATGAACAAAAACTGGAGGACAGAACCTCTTTAATTAAATCTTTAAGTGAAAAGTATAAAGTAAATGAATTAGAAACGTATTCGTCCTTTTTACTTGCAGAAAGAATTAAAAAAGAATCTTTAGCACTTAGGCTTTCAAAGTTACCTAAAGAGGATCTAAAAAGATTAATTGTTAAAATATTTCGTGGAGAAATGCCAGCAAGGATGGCTTTCGCTCAATGTTTAACATATCCTGAATGCAAAAGTCCTGAACGAACCACTTGTATTGGATGTGAGAACTTAATACCAACAGAATATTTATTATTTTCTATATCTGAACAGATTGAGACGAGCCTTTATAAAATTTACAATAGTGAATTTGAATGGGATAAAGAACGAGAAAAGCATTTTCTAAAACAAATGTTTCTATTAATGAATGAGGCTATTGTTGAGAAAGGTAAAGAATATGTAGAGACCTTTATTGATCGCAAAAGAATCAAAAAATTATATGGAGCTATTCTTAAAGATAGAGAGGTGAAACAAATTGATAATTCAGAAAAAGGTTAAGGAATTAAATGGAGCATTAAACATCCAAATCACAGAAAATCATAAATTTGATAGAAACGACATTTCTAAATATTTAAGTATGTTAGAAACAAATAAAGATCAAGGTATCCTGCTTACAGATAGTTTTGAGAGTGATTATTGGTGTATTGTTGATTTTACGGGAATGCGTAGGTATTTAAAGTTCGATATTGACTTATATCCTGAATTAAAGGTTGCCTTAAAATGTTTTTTGTTAATATTAATAGACACTAAATTTTCCATAAATCATATTCAAGCAATTCATACAAATGTTAAACAAGCAATTGTAGTTTCTGGTGGATTTAAGAAAACAAATGTAGATGCTTATGAAGAGTATGCTATGACAAAAACAATGAATAGTCGTTATAGATTTAATGATTTTACTAGTAGATTTCTTTCATTTATAGAGCATACTTATCGTGATTTATATGACTTAAAGATTAAAAATATGGATTCGAAAAATAGAGATTTACCTAATTATGAAGTAATTATTGATTTTCATTATTTTATGATGGAATTTGAAAATCGAGCAACCACACTTCAGAAATCCAAATATTTTCATATAATATTATGGTGGAAGATTACAGGTATTATTCCAATGAGACCTAAAGAATTTTGTTTACTAGAATGGGATTGTTGCTACGAGGAAGATGGTTATTACTTTTTAAAAGTTCCAAGAAGTAAACAAGAGGCAAAATCATATAGCGAAATAAGCGTGACTAATGTCATTCGTATAAATAAAAATATTTATGACACTATTCAAGAGTATAAGCAAACAGTTCCTCCTGAATTAATTGGAAACTACTTATTTTCATTTAAGATACAATCACGTTTCTTTCAAGCTGATAGCATAACTAAAAGGGAGGATATGTACCATCCAGATACGTTATATTGGCACTTGATGTCCTTCTACAAAGAAATCATCGGTTGGAATAACACTGATTTCTATCGCTTTGTTAAAAGAAATGAAAAAGGTGAAATCATTAAGATTTTCCGTAATTATATAACACCTGCTGATACACGACATTTTTCAATGTGTAATATGATGTTACAGGGGGTTAATCCATTAACTATTGCTAAAATGGCAGGCCATACACGATTAGGTACTCAACGAAATTATTGGGGGCATTTGGAATACTTCGTTGAATCTTATGTTTATATTATTTCAACAAAAGCCAGAATTCATAGGCTTGAGAAAAGTTTAGGAGAAGGAATATTTGGCGTAAAAGATAAAATTAATGAATCACGAATCTATAAACCGGAGGATTTTCCTCTTCGAAAAGAGGTAAAAAACGGATATTGCAAATATGGGGCTTTTGACAATTGCACTGGTGAATGTAGATTTTGTGATGATTTTTTTTATTACCCAAAAAACCATGATGAGGGATTGAAGTGGTTATTATCCGGATCAGATCATTTAGAACAGCAATTAGAAACAGAATTAAAGTCTCTATTAAATCTTTATAAAAATATGAAATTTAATTTTGCCACAGAATCCTATTCAATGCTAGATCATGAACAGATATTAAGCAAGGCAAATCTTATTAATCGCCTAATACGGCAAAAAGCTATGGTTGATTCTTTGCTGCCGGAAGATAGGGAGGTTATTGAATAGTATTATGAAAACTGAGTCTTATAGCGATGAAGAGTTAAAAAAATTACTATTGGAATACTCAAATAAACACACTGGTTCTATCACATATTTAGGGTTACAAAAGGAAACAGGAATTAGTCGAAAAACTTGGAAAAGGCGCATGGAAGAAACTATTGAAACCCTAAATAGAAAGGTAATTACCAGTCATAATAATGTAGGTTTCGATGAAATACCATATCCGAATTTTGATTTAATAATAGATCGATTTTTAAACGAAGAAAAAGGTCTAAGAGATGCTTTATATCATATTCAAGAAGTATTTATTAAAAATATTGAAGAAAACAACAAGCTTTCTGATCAACTTATGAAAAAAGACAAAAAAATTGATGAACTAACACAAAAAATAGAAAAGCTAAAACATGAATTGAACGAAAAGAAACAGGAGGTTAGAAATTACGAAAAGATAATTATTGAGAGTACCAATCCAAGTGTAAGAAGAAGAAAAGGAATTAGTAGTAATCTTATTAAAATGAGTGAGCATAGAAAAGAGTCTGCTGCTTCGTTAGAATTGGAAGACGAATTTCCAGAACTGTTCGGGGATTTGGATGATGAGAGTTAAGAACAATTAAATATCTGTATACTCCGATCTGCATTTATTTGAAAGTTAGTATAATGATGTATCAATAGAGTGTACTCTATTGATACAGGTGTAGTGGACTGATAAAATCATAGTTAAGAGTGTCTCATAAGACTTGTCTCAAAAATGAGGTGAAATTTTGCAGAAAATCGGTTATGTACGCGTCAGTTCGACTAGCCAAAATCCTTCAAGGCAATTTCGGCAATTGAACGAAATTGGAATGGATATTATTTATGAAGAAAAAATTTCAGGAGCCACAAAAGATCGTGAACAACTTCAAAAAATGTTAGAGGATTTACAGGAAGGTGATATTATTTATGTTACAGATTTAACTCGGATCACTCGAAGTACGCAAGATTTATTTGAATTGATTGATTTAATACGAAATAAAAAGGCAAGCTTAAAATCACTTAAGGATACATGGCTAGATTTATCAGAAGATAATCCATATAGCCAATTCTTAATTACGGTAATGGCTGGTGTTAACCAATTAGAGCGAGACCTTATTCGTATGCGTCAGCGTGAAGGAATTGAGCTCGCAAAGAAAGAAGGAAAGTTTAAAGGACGGTTAAAGAAATATCATAAAAATCACGCAGGAATGAATTATGCAGTAAAGCTATATAAAGAAGGAAATATGACTGTAAATCAAATTTGTGAAATTACAAATGTATCTAGAGCTTCTTTATATAGAAAGCTATCGGAAGGAAAAAAATAAGCATTCATTACTTATATTAAAAATTTCCGGGGATTGTGAAACAACGTACCTAACCAAGCAGGCTATTTCTATAAGGAAATATCAATATTTGTTTATCTAACTAGGCACGATCATCAAAGGGTTCCGAGTACATTTTAACGGAGGTTAATCCCTCATGTTTTAAAATATTTATATTACAACATGTAAGCTAAATTAAAATCAGAAAGATAAAAAATACGGGTTTTTTCAACTTATAATAATGGAGAAAGCACGCGAGCACCCTGTTCAACTATGCGCTCAGTCAGGGATCGTTGCAGCAAGTCTTCAATTCTTAATGGTACAGAATCAGTAAGATCCCTCTCGAACTGCTCTGTGAGTTCCCTTGCCACATCAGCACTGTACACGACTTGACACACCTCATAATTCAGGCGAAAACTTCTCATATCATAGTTTGCTGAGCCTACGGCAGCAATCTCCTCATCGATGGTCAACACCTTCGCATGTATCATTCCTTTGTCGTACTGGTAGATTTGAACTCCAGCTTGAACTTTGCCGACTCGAAGCCAAGCCCGCCTACAGTAAAATACCTTAAAGCATCGGCGATTATCGATGCTGAATCACTATATGTATCAGGTAACTTATCAGACTCATTATGAGAAGAGGTCAATCTTTTACGATGAATAAGCTTGGGATTTGATATGCTAAGATATAGTAAGAAACCAATGACAGGCAAAACAAGGACGATTACTATCCAATTCAAAGCTTTGGCTGGCCGACGAACTTCCCAAATTGCTATGAATAACATAAAGAACGTATTTAACAGGTATAGATAAAAAATCCACTCCAACTAAAATTCCCTCCTTAGTTTTTCCATTATCATGTACAAACAATGTACATCATGTAGAAGTTTTATAACAACGAAAAGCAACGGTTTCAAAAAGGGATTATTGCCTTTTGCTTTGGGCATCTTCCAATCCATTCTTTACATTAATTAAGCCACTACCAAATTCGTGATCAGTTCCAGGGATTCCTAAATCATAAGTAGAATTCTTAATAATGTCTATTACTTCTTGGTTCGTTAAATTAGGGTTTACTGAAAGCAAGAGGCCAGCAAGTCCT
This genomic stretch from Metabacillus sp. B2-18 harbors:
- a CDS encoding helix-turn-helix domain-containing protein, producing the protein MELNDQNLYISVTEVSKLFSINRSTVLKLIKKDEFPNCFINSKQEGYRIPVTDIEAYKEKVTKIEDAKKDFLSISEMAEISGCTNEKIRSDLRNGKIKKFSRDENNNYIVHKDIFDEYIKEHIERNGFLTLNEACERLSLSKLTIHTYGPRKVFPNAIIRNQTEGYLIPISDIEDYENKNVIPEGYVTVKQIAEKYKLHPETIRGLIRNNVLKNHKKYVKDTYIVLASEAEDYFKDMLEIKEKYANIDEVSQIIGCNKDTIRSYIKKGLINDCILRSNSEGYLINRLEIDKIKEIYSQERLQLPTGYIFPEDVMQLLETRSVQRAREIIKKHMKSAKKVTNGFNNIEYWIVLESEVIQYKQKLENDRFIPQSPGEFTTIDAVNKYKFEVDKISIPLKLAQTVKIYTEYACQKLAESEARAETLSKKTAYYIKTLKALIKHLPKSIKEMTDEDIESFLNNESQPKYVKQYFIGFVQYCSENIEDCNFFNRYATFNDPNTDTDIYSLETFNKYYNHVIDIELHIEKAIKYKTYAQAWVYVIMHLMNAWRSGDIIYGLPTIDFVDLPIKDLTFFENNRLRKEEARLIVNQVHIKVGQMKISKTGALGQFLCLDSLVEPFATAISITELHRRKYNDKLMLTSIRANGINKMFFEKKLELSGFHSVKMNRTLITYFFHHVSESDGDAHLSYEAAQILRSHLNEDTTKVYIKFSSPQGTLDSMAFNICERGHFGWVYNTMINLVLHQNEQKLEDRTSLIKSLSEKYKVNELETYSSFLLAERIKKESLALRLSKLPKEDLKRLIVKIFRGEMPARMAFAQCLTYPECKSPERTTCIGCENLIPTEYLLFSISEQIETSLYKIYNSEFEWDKEREKHFLKQMFLLMNEAIVEKGKEYVETFIDRKRIKKLYGAILKDREVKQIDNSEKG
- a CDS encoding tyrosine-type recombinase/integrase; translation: MIIQKKVKELNGALNIQITENHKFDRNDISKYLSMLETNKDQGILLTDSFESDYWCIVDFTGMRRYLKFDIDLYPELKVALKCFLLILIDTKFSINHIQAIHTNVKQAIVVSGGFKKTNVDAYEEYAMTKTMNSRYRFNDFTSRFLSFIEHTYRDLYDLKIKNMDSKNRDLPNYEVIIDFHYFMMEFENRATTLQKSKYFHIILWWKITGIIPMRPKEFCLLEWDCCYEEDGYYFLKVPRSKQEAKSYSEISVTNVIRINKNIYDTIQEYKQTVPPELIGNYLFSFKIQSRFFQADSITKREDMYHPDTLYWHLMSFYKEIIGWNNTDFYRFVKRNEKGEIIKIFRNYITPADTRHFSMCNMMLQGVNPLTIAKMAGHTRLGTQRNYWGHLEYFVESYVYIISTKARIHRLEKSLGEGIFGVKDKINESRIYKPEDFPLRKEVKNGYCKYGAFDNCTGECRFCDDFFYYPKNHDEGLKWLLSGSDHLEQQLETELKSLLNLYKNMKFNFATESYSMLDHEQILSKANLINRLIRQKAMVDSLLPEDREVIE
- a CDS encoding recombinase family protein, which gives rise to MQKIGYVRVSSTSQNPSRQFRQLNEIGMDIIYEEKISGATKDREQLQKMLEDLQEGDIIYVTDLTRITRSTQDLFELIDLIRNKKASLKSLKDTWLDLSEDNPYSQFLITVMAGVNQLERDLIRMRQREGIELAKKEGKFKGRLKKYHKNHAGMNYAVKLYKEGNMTVNQICEITNVSRASLYRKLSEGKK
- a CDS encoding PLD nuclease N-terminal domain-containing protein, which codes for MLFIAIWEVRRPAKALNWIVIVLVLPVIGFLLYLSISNPKLIHRKRLTSSHNESDKLPDTYSDSASIIADALRYFTVGGLGFESAKFKLEFKSTSTTKE